In Deltaproteobacteria bacterium, a single genomic region encodes these proteins:
- a CDS encoding tetratricopeptide repeat protein — MEGLLAGFSGMVRGKRTAVDEAQDIIYAAWEAPTRQRAVALARKALEVSPDCADAYNLLAEETAESLEEALDLYRKGVEAGERALGKKTFKEDVGHFWGLLETRPYMRARAGLAQCLWEAGQREEAVEHYWDMLRLNPNDNQGIRYLLMPCLIELGRDEDAEKLFKQYKEDGMAVWVYSRALLDFRKHGDSPAADRSLKEALEENPLVPHYLLGRKKIPRVLPDYYGFGDENEAVLYARGNRAAWKATPGALEWLAAKLK; from the coding sequence ATGGAAGGTCTGTTGGCCGGCTTCAGCGGTATGGTCCGGGGCAAGCGAACCGCCGTGGACGAGGCCCAGGACATCATATACGCCGCTTGGGAAGCCCCGACACGACAGCGCGCTGTGGCTTTGGCCAGGAAGGCCCTTGAGGTATCTCCCGACTGCGCTGATGCCTACAATCTCCTCGCCGAGGAGACGGCGGAATCACTCGAAGAAGCCCTTGACCTTTACCGGAAAGGAGTCGAGGCGGGTGAGCGTGCGCTCGGCAAGAAGACGTTCAAGGAAGATGTCGGCCACTTCTGGGGTCTCCTGGAGACTCGGCCCTACATGCGTGCCCGCGCGGGCCTGGCGCAATGCCTCTGGGAGGCCGGTCAACGGGAAGAAGCCGTCGAGCATTACTGGGACATGCTGCGGCTCAACCCCAACGACAACCAGGGCATACGTTATCTTCTGATGCCGTGCCTCATCGAACTCGGCCGCGACGAGGACGCCGAGAAACTCTTCAAGCAGTACAAGGAAGACGGCATGGCCGTCTGGGTGTACTCCCGGGCGCTCCTGGACTTCAGGAAGCACGGCGACTCACCGGCCGCCGACAGGTCCTTGAAAGAAGCTCTCGAAGAGAACCCGCTCGTGCCACACTATCTCCTCGGGCGAAAGAAAATACCCCGGGTCCTTCCGGATTATTACGGCTTCGGCGACGAGAACGAGGCAGTGCTCTATGCCCGTGGGAACAGGGCGGCATGGAAAGCCACCCCCGGAGCCCTGGAATGGCTCGCGGCCAAGCTGAAATGA
- a CDS encoding ATP-binding protein, with product MIKRTAQKLIEERLRAYPAVALVGPRQCGKTTLAKSMRGVYFDLEQDSDRLRLDLEWDELVAGKDLLILDEAQSWPEVFVRLRGAIDRDRGRKGRFLLLGSVSPSLMTHVSESLAGRLSLVELTPFLLSELKTKVSRRRHWLCGGYPEGGVLEPRRYPRWQIDYLALLAQRDLPMWGLPAKPQVTDRLLRMLAALQGQVWNAAQVGLSLGLSYHTVNSYLDYLIGAFLLRQLPAYQANIRKRLVRRPKLYWRDSGLVHALLNVPGERALLVQPWVGASWEGYVVEQTLRELSSLDRNFNAYYFRTSDQYELDLVLDFGKELWAVEVKLTSSPSTEDVSRLNKAADIIKAERRFLVSQTRKPAGNDRCLSCDLPTFLEHLRAAGS from the coding sequence ATGATAAAGCGGACCGCCCAGAAGCTGATAGAAGAGCGCCTCAGGGCCTATCCGGCGGTGGCCCTGGTGGGTCCGCGGCAGTGCGGGAAGACCACGCTGGCCAAGTCCATGCGCGGGGTCTATTTCGACCTGGAGCAGGATTCAGACCGCCTGCGCCTGGACCTCGAATGGGACGAGCTTGTGGCCGGGAAGGATTTGCTCATCCTGGACGAGGCCCAGTCCTGGCCGGAGGTTTTCGTGCGCTTGCGGGGAGCGATTGACCGGGACCGAGGCCGTAAGGGGCGTTTTCTGCTCTTGGGCTCCGTATCCCCGTCGCTGATGACCCATGTTTCAGAGTCTCTGGCAGGCCGGCTGTCATTGGTCGAGTTGACACCGTTCCTCTTGTCGGAGCTGAAGACGAAGGTGTCCCGCCGGCGGCACTGGTTGTGCGGGGGTTATCCCGAGGGCGGCGTACTTGAACCCAGGCGCTATCCGCGATGGCAGATCGACTATCTGGCGCTTCTGGCCCAACGCGACCTGCCCATGTGGGGGCTGCCCGCGAAGCCGCAAGTGACGGATCGGCTGCTCCGGATGCTGGCCGCGCTGCAAGGCCAAGTGTGGAACGCAGCCCAGGTGGGGCTAAGCCTTGGGCTTTCCTACCATACCGTCAACAGCTACCTCGACTATCTCATCGGCGCTTTTCTGCTCCGACAGCTTCCGGCCTATCAGGCGAACATCCGAAAACGCCTCGTCAGGAGACCCAAGCTTTACTGGCGCGACAGCGGCTTGGTGCATGCGTTGCTGAACGTCCCTGGCGAGCGTGCGTTGCTGGTGCAGCCCTGGGTCGGCGCGAGTTGGGAGGGCTACGTCGTCGAGCAGACATTGCGAGAGCTTTCCTCGCTGGACAGAAATTTCAACGCATATTACTTCAGGACCAGCGATCAATATGAGCTGGACCTCGTCCTGGATTTCGGGAAAGAGCTCTGGGCCGTCGAGGTCAAGCTGACATCTTCTCCCTCGACCGAAGACGTGTCTCGCCTGAACAAGGCCGCCGACATCATCAAGGCCGAGCGCCGTTTCCTGGTTTCCCAGACCAGGAAGCCGGCAGGAAATGATCGGTGCCTTTCCTGCGACCTGCCTACCTTCCTTGAGCATCTGCGCGCGGCCGGGTCGTAG
- a CDS encoding twitching motility protein PilT codes for MPKAIFRFYEELNDFLPEHRRKTDFEVTFEGKRSIKDMIEALGVPHTEIDLILVNGKSIDFDYIIQDEDRVSVYPVFEYLNIENVTRLRKIPLRRIKFIADNDLGDIVKYLRMLGFDVYYDPLLSNREIIKVSRQEKRIILTRSKRLLKYKEVTHGIFVRAEAIEKQIKRIIGYLDIKDNMKPFSRCLHCNSPLESVPKEEIKPGFLQRQENITMNTFTVPLVTRSSGRERHLLK; via the coding sequence ATGCCGAAAGCAATATTCCGCTTCTATGAAGAATTAAACGACTTTCTGCCGGAGCACCGGAGGAAGACCGATTTTGAAGTAACCTTTGAGGGAAAGAGGTCAATAAAAGATATGATCGAGGCCCTTGGAGTGCCTCATACAGAAATCGACCTCATTCTGGTAAACGGAAAATCCATTGATTTTGATTACATAATTCAAGATGAAGATCGGGTCAGCGTATATCCTGTATTTGAGTACCTTAACATCGAAAATGTTACCCGTCTTAGAAAAATCCCCCTTCGCAGAATTAAATTCATAGCTGATAATGATTTGGGAGATATAGTAAAATATTTGAGAATGCTGGGTTTTGACGTTTATTATGATCCCTTGCTTTCCAACAGGGAGATCATCAAAGTATCCAGGCAGGAAAAGAGGATAATATTAACAAGAAGTAAGAGGCTCCTTAAATATAAAGAGGTAACACATGGGATTTTTGTAAGAGCAGAGGCAATCGAAAAGCAGATAAAGCGCATCATAGGTTACCTGGATATCAAAGACAACATGAAGCCTTTTTCAAGGTGCCTTCATTGCAATAGCCCTTTAGAGAGCGTCCCAAAGGAAGAAATTAAACCAGGATTCCTCCAAAGACAAGAGAATATAACCATGAATACGTTTACTGTGCCTCTTGTGACAAGATCTTCTGGAAGGGAGCGCCATTTATTGAAATGA
- the dinB gene encoding DNA polymerase IV, whose amino-acid sequence MRGQLKAKVFIHLDMDAFYPSVEVLDNPALKGKPVIVGGSRERGVVSSASYEARKFGVHSAQPMATAMRLCPHGIFLPVRMARYKEVSEQVFEIFYRFTPLVEPLSIDEAFLDVTGSTRLFGRPGDIAKKIKKTVLEETGLTVSAGVASSKFVAKIASDMDKPDGLTIVPPDRVREFLNPLPIKKMWGVGKVMQQALMRLNVRTFRDLSQVPLKVLEKEFGKRGLMLHQLSMGIDDREVIPDHEMKSIGHEETFSQDILDMNTAKKKLLYLANKVAYRMRKKEAAGKTVTLKVKYSDFRQVTRSKTLPKSTDDGFEIYSIVCRLLEKTAVGKRPVRLLGISLSQLSFLGAEHQLTLFDQDADSLKRKNLNIALDSLYEKYGEENIKPGVLFDE is encoded by the coding sequence ATGAGAGGTCAATTGAAAGCAAAGGTCTTCATTCATTTGGACATGGATGCCTTTTATCCGTCTGTCGAGGTGCTGGATAATCCGGCATTAAAGGGAAAGCCGGTTATAGTGGGCGGCAGCCGTGAAAGGGGTGTAGTATCATCTGCTTCATATGAGGCCAGAAAATTCGGTGTACACTCGGCCCAACCCATGGCCACAGCAATGCGTCTATGTCCCCACGGAATATTTTTACCGGTCAGAATGGCAAGATACAAGGAGGTCTCAGAACAGGTATTTGAGATATTTTATCGTTTTACCCCGTTAGTGGAGCCCCTATCAATAGATGAAGCTTTTCTGGACGTTACAGGGTCTACGCGCCTCTTTGGCCGGCCCGGGGATATTGCAAAAAAAATAAAGAAAACGGTTTTGGAAGAGACGGGTCTGACGGTCTCAGCCGGCGTGGCCTCGAGCAAATTTGTCGCCAAGATCGCGTCTGATATGGACAAGCCCGATGGCTTGACCATCGTGCCCCCTGACAGGGTACGAGAGTTTTTGAACCCGCTTCCCATAAAGAAGATGTGGGGTGTTGGAAAGGTGATGCAACAGGCCTTGATGCGCCTGAATGTTCGGACCTTCAGGGACTTGAGCCAAGTGCCCCTTAAGGTTTTAGAAAAAGAATTCGGTAAACGTGGGCTTATGTTGCATCAATTATCAATGGGGATAGATGATCGAGAGGTTATACCGGATCATGAGATGAAATCTATCGGGCATGAAGAGACCTTTTCCCAGGATATCCTGGATATGAATACGGCCAAGAAGAAACTCCTGTATCTTGCAAATAAGGTGGCTTACCGGATGCGCAAAAAGGAAGCCGCCGGTAAAACCGTTACCTTAAAGGTGAAATATAGCGATTTCCGCCAGGTAACCAGGTCCAAGACGCTCCCTAAATCCACAGACGACGGTTTTGAAATATATTCAATTGTCTGCCGGCTCCTTGAAAAAACCGCAGTAGGCAAAAGGCCGGTTCGGCTCCTGGGTATCTCATTGTCTCAACTCAGCTTTCTTGGAGCAGAACACCAGTTGACCCTCTTTGACCAGGATGCGGACTCCTTAAAAAGAAAGAATCTAAACATAGCCCTGGATTCATTATATGAAAAATATGGTGAGGAAAACATTAAGCCGGGAGTACTTTTTGACGAATGA